Sequence from the Christiangramia fulva genome:
TAATGAAAATAATCGTACCCATGGCGGGTCGTGGTTCACGACTTCGTCCTCACACCTTAACCGTCCCTAAACCTTTAATTCCAATCGCGGGAAAACCTATAGTTCACCGATTAGTCGAAGATATCGCGAAAGTGCTTGATGAAAAGATCGATGAGATCGCTTTTATCATAGGTGAAGATTTTGGAGAACAGGTGGAAAAAGATTTGATGAAAATTGCCAATTCTTTGGGTGCTAAAGGCACGATCTATTATCAGGATAAACCTCTTGGAACCGGCCATGCGATCATGTGTGCGAAAGAATCTTTAAGCGGTCCCGCGGTGATCGCTTATGCAGACACTCTTTTTAAAGCCGATTTTGATCTTGATAAATCTGCTGATGGCGTAATATGGGTGAAGAAAGTTGAAAACCCTTCTGCTTACGGGGTTGTTAAGCTAAATCAGAATGGGGAAATTGTTGACCTTGTTGAAAAACCAAAGGAATTTGTTTCAGATCTTGCGGTAATCGGTATTTATTATTTCAAAAATGTTGAAGTCCTGAAAGATGAACTTCAGAACGTGCTCGATCAAAAGCTTACCCGTGGGGGAGAGTATCAAATCAATGACGGTATTCAGGCTATGAGAAAGAATGGCCTGAGATTTGTTCCCGGAAAAGTGGATGAATGGATGGACTGTGGGAATAAAAATGTAACGGTAGAAACCAATGGGCGAATGCTCAAATTCCTTCACCAGGATGGAGAGAAACTGATTTCAGATTCTGTAAAGATCAAAAATGCCGAGATCACCGAGCCTTGCTTTATTGGTGAAAATGTGGAATTGATCAATGTGAAAATCGGTCCGAACGTTTCTGTTGGTGATGGAACGAGAATAGAAAATTCCACTATTAAGAATAGTCTTATTCAAAACGAAGCCGAGATAAAAAATGCCAACCTTGATAATGCGATGATTGGTAATTATGCTAAGTTTGACGGTAATTTCACCCAGATCAGCATTGGTGATTATTCGGTGCTGGAATAAGTAAAATAGATGAAAAACCTGATTCTCATACTTTTTCTGTCGATTTCCGCCTTTTCTTCCGAAGGCCAGGAAATTCCGCAGCCTTTAAAAGATGTGAGTCAGGATGATCTTGGAAATGCCAGCGATGCCTTTCAGGAGCATTTTTTTGAAGCCCTTAAACAGAAAGGAATTGAGAATTATGAAAAAGCCATAAACCAACTTCAGCAATGTCTGAAAATTGACGACACACAAGCGGTGGTTTTTTTTGAATTGGGTAAGAATTATCGGGAACTGGAAAATTACGAACAGGCGATTTCAAATTTTAAAAAGGCCCACGAGCTGGAACCAAAAAGGGAGGCGATCCTGAATTTTCTTTTCCAAACCTATGGGATGACCGAAGATTATGCCGGAGCCATAGAAACGGTAAAAAAGCTCATTCCCATGGATCCTAAATATAAAGAGGATCTCGCCAATCTCTATTTACTCAATGAGGAGTATGATAAAGCACTGAAAACACTGGATGAACTGGATGCTAAATACGGCAGCAATACCTATCGCACTTCCCTGCGCAGGCAAATTTATGCCCGCACAAACAATACTGATGCACAGGTGCAAAATTTAAGGGAAAGCATCGCCAGCAATCCCGATGTTGAACAAAATTATCTCAACCTTATTTATATTTACAGCGACCAGGGCAATGAAGAGGAAGCTTTTAAAGTCGCTCAGGAGCTTTTAAAGACGAATCCCGGCTCTTCCCTGGCTCACCTGGCTCTGTATAAGTTTTATCTGAATAAGGACAATCCGGAAGCTGCAATCGCTTCGATGGATATTGTCTTCGAGAGCGAAGAGATAGACGCAGAGACCAAGTTTAAGGTGCTTAACGATTTTCTGAATTATGTTCAGCAAAATCCAAAGTATGAAGAGCAGCTTATTGAGGCTGCCGGAAAGCTCAAAAACTGGGAGAATACTCCAAAGATCTATGAACAGCTTGGAGAATATTACCTTAAAAAAGGCAATAAAGAGAATGCTTTAAAGTTTTTTGAACTTGGGATTAAAGAGGATCAGGATAATTTCCAGTTAATCAAAAATATCCTCATTTTGCAGTTAGATTTTGCCAGGTTTGAGGAGGCAAAGCTGCTTAGTGAAAATTCCCTCGAAATTTTTCCAACCCAACCGCTCCTGTATTTGTTTCAGGGAGTTGCTTTAAATAAGCTTTCTGAGTTCAAAAAGGCTGAAGAAAAGTTAAAGGAAGGCCTGGATTATCTCGTTGAAGACCGTGAAATGGAAAGTGATTTTTACCTGCAGCTGGCGCTGAGCTATGAGGGAATGAATGAGATGTCTAAAGCGGAAGAATTTCGCAGAAAGGCTGAAAATCTTAAAAAAGAGATCAATTGATGTTACGAAAAGTTACCATATTATTGATGATATCTGTTTTTGTGGTTTCCTGCGGAAGCCGTAGAGGAATAAACCGAAAAATTGCTACCCGGGACGCCGAAGCCGTTTCGGTGATCAGGAAACATTATAAAACCGAGACCGATTTCAAAACTGCTAATGGGAAATTAAGGGCTGTTTATCAAGATGAAAATAAAAGTCAGGCAATAACGCTCACCTTCCGAATGGAAAAAGATAAGGCCATCTGGATGAGTGCCAGTGTCCTTGGATTCCCTGTGGCAAAAGCCTATATCACACCTGAACAGGTGAGCTATTATGAAAAGGTGAACCAAACCTATTTTAAGGGTGATTTTAGTCTGGTAAGCGATTTTTTAGGAACTCCCCTTGACTTTCAGAAACTTCAGAATTTACTGATCGGCCAGGCCATTTATGATCTTCGCGATGAGGAATACGATTTTTCTACCTCACCAAGAGGCTTTCAGTTTGTGGCCGATGATGCGCTTATCAAAAAAATGTTTCTCCTGGACCCGGCAACTTTCAAAGCTCAGGCACAACAACTGGTTCAGCAGCAGGAAAACCGAAGTCTCACCGTGACCTATTCCGACTACCAGAAAGTTGACGGTTTTATTTTCCCTGAAAAAATTAAAATTATTGCCAATGAAGGAGGCGATAATACCAATATTGAACTTACCTATCGTTCTGTAAAATTTAATGAGGACGTGAGTTTTCCTTTTGAAATTCCTTCAGGTTATGAAGAAACCAGTTTAAATTGAAAATTATGAAGCATGTAAAAACGCTTTTCATTTTATTACTGTTTTTCGGAATCGCTTCTTCCCATGCCCAAAGCAAACGTGAGGAACTTGAAAAGCGACGGGTGGAACTTCAGAATGAGATCAGGCGTATCAATGAACTGCGTATTGGTCAGCAAAAAAAGCGGCAGTCGGTCTTAGGACAGGTCGAAGATCTTAATCAGCAGATAAAAAGCACTGAAAATCTTATAAAAGTCACCAATCAGCAGGCAAATTTGCTTACCCGTGAAATAAATACGAATACCAAAAAAATCAGTCAGCTTAGAAAAGAACTTGAAGAATTAAAAGACGATTATGCCCGGATGATCCGTAAATCCTATAAAAGCAAATCGCAACAAAGCAGGATCATGTTCCTGCTATCGTCTAAAAGTTTCCTGCAAGCCTATAAGCGCCTTCAATACATGAAGCAATATACCAACTACCGCAAGAAACAGGGTGAAGAGATCAAAGAGCGTACCCGTGAACTTCAGAAATTAAACGCTAACCTCGCCGAACAAAAGGAAGCCAAGGAAAAACTGATCGCTGAGAACCGTAAGACCAGGGCCCGTTTGGAAGAGAACAGGAAATCGCAGCAGGAATTAATGTCAACCATTAAGAAAAGGGAAGGTGAGTTTGCCGCTCAGATCAGAAAAAAACAACAGGAAATAGATAAAATAGACAGGGCCATTGAAGAAATGGTACGTGCTTCGATAGCCAAAGCCAATGAGGAAAGCGGTTCGTCTTCCCGGGATACTTACGAATTAACTCCCGAGGCAAAAGCTCTGGCAGCCGATTTTGCCAATAATAAAGGGAAATTGCCCTGGCCCGTTAAATCTGGCGTTGTTACCATGCAATTCGGGAAACACCCTCATCCGGTGGTTCAGTCAGCAATGATCAATAATAATGGCGTGCGTATAGATACCGATAAAGGAGGAAAAGCCCGTGCTGTTTTCAATGGGACGGTAAGCGAGGTGCAGGCAGTAAAAGGAGCCAACATGGCCGTTATGGTGCGTCACGGTGACTATATTACCATTTATAATAACCTGCAAAGCGTTTATGTGAAGAGAGGCGATAAGGTGGTGACCGGACAGGAAGTTGGAGAGGTAGCCACCAGTAAAACCACGGGAAAAACCACGCTTCATTTTTTCATTTTCAAGAATACCCAGAAAATGGATCCTGCAGACTGGATCTATCAAATGTAATTTGCCCCAGATTGTGAATAAACCTTTTCTTTTTGGAAGTACCGATTAATCTTTAAAAAGCGCTTTTAGCTCGGTAGCTTCATTAGGTTTCATTTTTCCGGCCAGGACAAGACTTAGTTGTTTTCTTCTTAAGGCAGCGGCATATCTTTCCTTTTCAAGTTTGGTTACCGGTTCCAGTTGGGGAATTTGAACAGGTGTACCGGTCTCATCTACCGCCACGAATGTATAGATCGCTTCATTGGCCTTTGTTTTGCGGCCACTTTCGCGGTCTTCCACCCAAACATCTATAAAGATCTCCATAGACGATTTAAAGGCTCTGGAAACTGCCGCTTCTACGGTTACAACACTTCCTAAAGGGATAGCTTTATTGAAGGCCACATGATTTACCGAAGCTGTAACCACAATCCTTCGGCTGTGACGACGAGCGGCAATGCTGGCTGCGCGATCCATACGGGCGAGTAATTCACCCCCGAATAGATTATTTAAAGGATTTGTTTCACTGGGAAGTACAAGATCGGTTAAGGTAGTACGGGAATCACTCGGTTTTTTGGCCTCCATAGTTGATTTTTTGCAAAAATAAGGCCCCCGATTCGAATTTTCCCGTTAAAAGAGTATTAAAGTTCCTGAACAAGCAACCATGCGGCTTCATTGGTTTTCTTGATCTTATAAAGAGCATTTATAGCCTCCCTTCTGGTTTGATAGCTGGAATAGACCACCTGATGAAGTCCGTATTTATTGGCGCCGATCAAACGGGCTTTGTAACCTTCCTCCTTAAGTTCTTTAACTTTCTTTTCGGCGTTTTCTTCTACTCTAAAAGCTCCGGCCACTATATGATAGTTGCCCGATTGCTTCTCAACCTCGAAAGTTACTGCCGGCAACGGATTGTCGATCACAAAGGTAGCCTCCTGGATTTGTTGCTGCAGCTGGTTTTCTGCTTCCTGCTGCTCCGCAATATTATGCTGGCTTACCTGATGGCTGTAAATATTGAGTCCGGCATAGCCAGAAAGTCCCAGCGCAATAAGACCTATCGCCGCATATTTAAGAATGGAGGTGCGTCTTTTCTCGGGAGTAAACAGCAAAGGCGCTTTTTCCTCGAGTTGAGCCACTTCTTTTTTATAAATTTCCCTTTGAAGTTCAGTCACTCCAAAATTACTAAGCCCATACGAGTGGGTAAGGAAATTAATACTGTTGTTTGGCTCGAATTGAAGTTTATCTTCTTCATCAAGATAAAGTTTGCCAATATGACCAATTTCAGTTTTTTCACCTTTTTCCAGGCTAATTTCGAGATCATAAACAAACTCGCGAACCATGTTCGTAGCCGCTTCATACGAAACACCCTGCACTTCGGAAATATAATTCGCAAGCAAACCATCATTTCTTAAAAGCTGGCGGTTAAATGAAATTAACTTTTTAGGCGGAAAGAACTGCCCTGTTTTTTCATCGATATAAGCCGATTGTTTTTGAGAAAGAAAGGCTCCGAAACCTGGCAGAACCACGCATTCGTATCGGTATAATAAATCCTGGATGTAGCTGGCTATATTCATTGAAGGCAAAAATAGAGGTTTAGGTCTAAGGCTAAAGTTACCCAAAGAATTTTTATTAACAAATCTTTTTTTCTGTAATTTTGATCAAATTGGCCGGATGAATTCTGAAGATTTACTTTACACCTTAGCGCTGCAACATATTCCAAATCTGGGAGATACAACGGCCAAAAAATTGATTCGGCATTTCGGAAAAGCCGAAAATATCTTCAAAGAAAAGAAAAGCCGTCTTCTGAAAATAGACGGCATCGGCCAGCTTCGCATTAAAGAATTAGGCAGTTCTGAGCATTTCAAAGCGGCAGAATCTGAAATAAAATTCATCGAAAAAAATCACATCAACACTCATTATTTTCAGGAAGAAAATTATCCGCAAAAACTGAAACACTGCCTGGACGCTCCAATTTTATTGTTTTCAAAAGGAAAGTTTGATCTGAAGAATAAAAAGATCCTCAGTATCGTCGGAACGCGGCAGATCACCGTGCATGGAACTCAGTTTTGCGAAAAACTTATTGAAGATCTGGCCGTTATCGATCCTGTGATCATTTCGGGATTTGCTTATGGCGTAGATATTACCGCTCATAAAGCGGCCGTCAAAAACGGACTCCAAACCATTGGCTGCCTGGCGCACGGCCTGAACCAGGTTTACCCGAAAGCGCATAAAAAATATGTAAACCAGATCGAAGAGAATGGTGGCTTTTTCACCGATTTCTGGAGTACCGATAAATTTGATCGGAATAATTTTCTAAAAAGGAACCGAATTATTGCAGGTTTGAGCGAAGCTACGGTGGTTATCGAAAGCGCTGAAAAAGGTGGCGCACTTGTGACGGCCGATATTGCAGCTTCTTATGATCGGGAGGTTTTCGCGGTGCCCGGAAGGCCCGGTGAAAAATACAGCATTGGCTGTAATAACCTGATAAAATCTCAAAAATCACATTTGCTTACTTCAGCGGCTGATCTTTTGTATATTTTGAACTGGAATATCGAAGACAGGCCGGCAGCAGTCCAAAAACAGTTGTTTTTTGAACTGGAGGAAGACGAACAGAAATTATATGATTTTCTAAAAGACAGAGGAAAGAGTGAATTGGATGTACTCGCTTTAAACTGTCATTTTCCAACCTTTAAAACCGCTTCGATTTTACTCAATATGGAATTAAAAGGAGCCATCAGGCCCTTGCCGGGAAAAATGTTTGAAATTATTTAATATCCGGCTTTTGCCCGCACTTTCCCTAAAACAACATCAGCTACTTTTTTTGCTTTTTTCGCTCCAACTGCGAGGGCTTTATCTACCTCCTCGAGATTATTGATGAAATATTCATATTTCTCTCGGGGTTCAGAAAATTTTTCTTTGATCAGTTCGAAAAGCGCTTGTTTGGCATTTCCATAGCCGTAACCACCAGCCTCATAATTCTTTCGCATTTCTGTGATCTGCTCTTCACGGGCAATTAGCCTGTATAAAGCAAAAACATTGCAGGTATCGGGATCTTTGGGCTCTTCCAGAGGTGTACTGTCTGTCTGGATTCCCATGATCTGTTTTCTCAGTTTTTTATCTGTCTGAAAAATATTGATGGTATTCTGCTTGGATTTGCTCATTTTTTCACCATCGGTTCCCGGCACATACATGGTTTCCTTTTGCACTTTGGCTTCCGGAATTACGAAAACCTCGCCCATTTTTGCATGGAACCTTGATGCCACATCGCGGGTCATCTCCAGGTGTTGTAACTGATCTTTTCCAACCGGAACAATTTCAGCGTCATAAAGCAGAATATCTGCAGCCATTAGCATGGGATAAGAGAAAAGTCCGGCGTTCACATCTTCGAGGCGATCAGCCTTATCTTTAAAAGAATGCGCCAAAGTTAGCCTTTGATAGGGAAAAAAGCAGCTTAAAAACCAGGTAAGCTCGGTAACCTGAGGGATATCGCTTTGACGATAAAACACAGTTCTTTCAATATCCAAACCACAGGCGAGCCATGTCGCCGCCACCGAATACGTATTTTGCCTTAAAGTTTCAGCATCTTTTATTTGAGTAAGGGAATGAAGGTCGGCGATAAAAATGAAAGAATCGTTAGCCGGGTCATTAGCCATTTCAATTGCAGGCATGATGGCTCCCAAAAGATTGCCAAGATGTGGCGTTCCTGTACTTTGGACTCCTGTAAGTATTCTGGACATTGGCTTGTGATTTTTCCTGCAAAGGTAAATTTTTTATGGAATTCAATCGGTTCATTTTAGTACTTTTGAAGTTATGCGCATTCTCAAATCGGCGGCAATTCTTCTCTGGCGAATCTGGTTTTATATTTTACTGGTGGTGCCGATCGTTATTATGCTCCCGGTGCTTATTGTTTTGACTTCTGCGGAAAGGTTTTATCCTCAATTCTTTATTTGTGCCCGGATTTGGGCGAAAATCATCATTTTTGGGATGGGTTTCAGCGTTAAAACGCTTGCTGAACAGCTGCCGGAAAAACACAAGAGCTATATGTTTGTGGCCAATCACACCTCGATGTTGGATATTATGCTGATGCTCTACGTGATCAAAAGGCCCTTTATTTTCCTCGGAAAAAAAGAACTGGTCAAAATTCCAGTTTTCGGGTTCTTTTACCGGCGAACCTGCATTCTTGTTGACCGAAATAATCAGAGAAGCAGGAAGGAGGCTTTCACCGAAGCACAGCGACGCCTGGAACAGCAAAACAGCATTTGTATTTTTCCCGAAGGGGGCGTGCCTGATGATCTTTCCATTGTTCTTGATACTTTTAAAGACGGCGCCTTCCGCCTTGCCCTGGAGCATCAAATTCCCATCGTGCCCTTAACTTTTCACGATACGAAAAAAAGGTTTTCTTATAAATTCTTCACTGGCGGGCCCGGGAAATTAAGAGTGAAAATTCACAAATTCATCTGTACTGAAGGAATGGAATTAAAAGATCGCCGAATGCTAAAAGAGAGAACCAGGAAGGTGATCCTTGATGAATTACAGAGTCCTTCGGTTTATTAAAATTTTAGGGTGATACCTGAATAAATTCCAAAATTCACCGGCTGCACACTTTGGACATTATTAAAAGTATTCAACTGATATTTAAAAATTGGCTCTAAACTTAGGCTGAATAGATCGTTTAGATCATAATCCATTCCCACGCCAATATTGGTGCTAAAACTTGTTGAATTGATATTATTTGCCTTGCCCAGACGGGTATTGGTATTTCCCGAAACCAGATCCACGCGGTTCTCGTCAAGGAACAAAGTACTCGCACCGCCAATGAGGTTCAGTCCAAATTTTGTGTCGATCAGGGCATATTCCAATTCCAGCGGCACTTCGATAAAACCGAATTCCTGGTTGATCTCACCGGGTGTGAACAAAGGAGCTGCCAGAAAACTTGAAACGCTCGCGGTATTGAAGGAATTCGACGGATTATTGCCACGAATCGCAAAGACCTCCCCTGATGAATTGATATTCGCGAGTCCGCCGGAAATGGCGACTGGTGAATAAGAAATATCCTCTACGGTCTGATTCACATTGATCTTGCTGATACCAGTCCTGATTTTAATTTTTTCTGAAATTGCATAGGCCACTTTTACGCCGTATGAAACGGTCACATCAGAAACCGAATTGTTATTTGCCAATTGCGAAGAAAGCTCATTTCCGCTTCCCAGGTTTTTGTAAAAAATAGGAGCCGCAAAAGTTGAAAGGCTGAGCCTTTTGGTGTTGGTTTCAGCAAGCTCTTCATCAGATTTTTCGTTTTTCTTCTCAAGCTCCGCCAGAGCATTTTCTGAAGGCATATTATTTTCTACAGAATCTTTCGAATTTTCGACATTTTCAGCGATCGCTCCGGAAACAGAAGGCTTATTTACTGCTCCCGGAGGATCAACTAATTTCTCCTTTTCACTATTTTCTTCCTGATTTTTGCTGGTATGGACATTTTGAGTTGCAGCAATGCGCTGGTTTTTTTCCTTTTCGGAAATTTTTTCCTTTTTATCTGAAATTTGTCCAGTTTCAGAATTAGGTTTTAATTCATTTTTATTTTCCTCCTGATCATTTTGGGCAACAACCGAAGTTTTTTCGGAAGAATTAAAGTTGTTTTTTACTTCTGGAGGTTCCTTATTTAATTTTCCCTCATCTTCAGAATTTGAAATGGCAGAACCTGACTGGGAGCCCGGTTCTTTATCTGATTTTAATGAATTCTCAGAAGGCTGTTCTACAATTGAGGGGGAAATTGAACCATTCGCAGGTTCATCGGTAAATAAAAATCCTGCGATTACAATGGCGATAACGGCAGCAACGCCCGCTATTTTAAACCAAAGCGGAATAATTAAAGGTTTTTTATCATCCTTTTTATCAAGTTCTGAAGCGATCTTGTCCCACATACCGCTGGGTGGATTGGCTTCAAAATCCTTGAATTTCTCCTGAAAGATCCTATCTATGTGTTTTTTTTCTTTCATGATGATTGTGCAGAATTTTGCCTTTCACGGCTTTCTTCAATTTTTTCTTTTAAGGCCATTCTTGCGCGTGCAAGATTAGACTTGGAAGTGCCTTCAGAAATATTCATCATTTCTGCAATTTCCCGGTGTGAATATCCGTCCAGTACGTATAAACTGAAAACCTGTCGGTAGCGATCGGGCAGAGCCTGTATACATTGAAGAAGAAAATTGATTTCAAATTCTTCTTCTTCAACTTCAGGATCTTCTTCTTCGATTTGCGCTTCATTGCTCAGGCTATAGACTTTTTGTTGTCGGTATTTCTGAAGGCAGGTATTAACCATCACACGCTTCATCCATCCCTCAAAAGAACCTTCTTCTCTGAACTGTTTGATCTTATTGAAAATTTG
This genomic interval carries:
- a CDS encoding sugar nucleotidyltransferase, whose translation is MKIIVPMAGRGSRLRPHTLTVPKPLIPIAGKPIVHRLVEDIAKVLDEKIDEIAFIIGEDFGEQVEKDLMKIANSLGAKGTIYYQDKPLGTGHAIMCAKESLSGPAVIAYADTLFKADFDLDKSADGVIWVKKVENPSAYGVVKLNQNGEIVDLVEKPKEFVSDLAVIGIYYFKNVEVLKDELQNVLDQKLTRGGEYQINDGIQAMRKNGLRFVPGKVDEWMDCGNKNVTVETNGRMLKFLHQDGEKLISDSVKIKNAEITEPCFIGENVELINVKIGPNVSVGDGTRIENSTIKNSLIQNEAEIKNANLDNAMIGNYAKFDGNFTQISIGDYSVLE
- a CDS encoding lysophospholipid acyltransferase family protein, producing MRILKSAAILLWRIWFYILLVVPIVIMLPVLIVLTSAERFYPQFFICARIWAKIIIFGMGFSVKTLAEQLPEKHKSYMFVANHTSMLDIMLMLYVIKRPFIFLGKKELVKIPVFGFFYRRTCILVDRNNQRSRKEAFTEAQRRLEQQNSICIFPEGGVPDDLSIVLDTFKDGAFRLALEHQIPIVPLTFHDTKKRFSYKFFTGGPGKLRVKIHKFICTEGMELKDRRMLKERTRKVILDELQSPSVY
- the dprA gene encoding DNA-processing protein DprA produces the protein MNSEDLLYTLALQHIPNLGDTTAKKLIRHFGKAENIFKEKKSRLLKIDGIGQLRIKELGSSEHFKAAESEIKFIEKNHINTHYFQEENYPQKLKHCLDAPILLFSKGKFDLKNKKILSIVGTRQITVHGTQFCEKLIEDLAVIDPVIISGFAYGVDITAHKAAVKNGLQTIGCLAHGLNQVYPKAHKKYVNQIEENGGFFTDFWSTDKFDRNNFLKRNRIIAGLSEATVVIESAEKGGALVTADIAASYDREVFAVPGRPGEKYSIGCNNLIKSQKSHLLTSAADLLYILNWNIEDRPAAVQKQLFFELEEDEQKLYDFLKDRGKSELDVLALNCHFPTFKTASILLNMELKGAIRPLPGKMFEII
- the trpS gene encoding tryptophan--tRNA ligase, which gives rise to MSRILTGVQSTGTPHLGNLLGAIMPAIEMANDPANDSFIFIADLHSLTQIKDAETLRQNTYSVAATWLACGLDIERTVFYRQSDIPQVTELTWFLSCFFPYQRLTLAHSFKDKADRLEDVNAGLFSYPMLMAADILLYDAEIVPVGKDQLQHLEMTRDVASRFHAKMGEVFVIPEAKVQKETMYVPGTDGEKMSKSKQNTINIFQTDKKLRKQIMGIQTDSTPLEEPKDPDTCNVFALYRLIAREEQITEMRKNYEAGGYGYGNAKQALFELIKEKFSEPREKYEYFINNLEEVDKALAVGAKKAKKVADVVLGKVRAKAGY
- a CDS encoding RNA polymerase sigma factor; its protein translation is MSLHELIHQCRKENRNAQEQLYRLYAAKLFGLCLKYSENRQQAEDNLQDGFVQIFNKIKQFREEGSFEGWMKRVMVNTCLQKYRQQKVYSLSNEAQIEEEDPEVEEEEFEINFLLQCIQALPDRYRQVFSLYVLDGYSHREIAEMMNISEGTSKSNLARARMALKEKIEESRERQNSAQSS
- a CDS encoding SPOR domain-containing protein, encoding MNIASYIQDLLYRYECVVLPGFGAFLSQKQSAYIDEKTGQFFPPKKLISFNRQLLRNDGLLANYISEVQGVSYEAATNMVREFVYDLEISLEKGEKTEIGHIGKLYLDEEDKLQFEPNNSINFLTHSYGLSNFGVTELQREIYKKEVAQLEEKAPLLFTPEKRRTSILKYAAIGLIALGLSGYAGLNIYSHQVSQHNIAEQQEAENQLQQQIQEATFVIDNPLPAVTFEVEKQSGNYHIVAGAFRVEENAEKKVKELKEEGYKARLIGANKYGLHQVVYSSYQTRREAINALYKIKKTNEAAWLLVQEL
- a CDS encoding DUF4292 domain-containing protein, whose product is MLRKVTILLMISVFVVSCGSRRGINRKIATRDAEAVSVIRKHYKTETDFKTANGKLRAVYQDENKSQAITLTFRMEKDKAIWMSASVLGFPVAKAYITPEQVSYYEKVNQTYFKGDFSLVSDFLGTPLDFQKLQNLLIGQAIYDLRDEEYDFSTSPRGFQFVADDALIKKMFLLDPATFKAQAQQLVQQQENRSLTVTYSDYQKVDGFIFPEKIKIIANEGGDNTNIELTYRSVKFNEDVSFPFEIPSGYEETSLN
- a CDS encoding tetratricopeptide repeat protein, whose translation is MKNLILILFLSISAFSSEGQEIPQPLKDVSQDDLGNASDAFQEHFFEALKQKGIENYEKAINQLQQCLKIDDTQAVVFFELGKNYRELENYEQAISNFKKAHELEPKREAILNFLFQTYGMTEDYAGAIETVKKLIPMDPKYKEDLANLYLLNEEYDKALKTLDELDAKYGSNTYRTSLRRQIYARTNNTDAQVQNLRESIASNPDVEQNYLNLIYIYSDQGNEEEAFKVAQELLKTNPGSSLAHLALYKFYLNKDNPEAAIASMDIVFESEEIDAETKFKVLNDFLNYVQQNPKYEEQLIEAAGKLKNWENTPKIYEQLGEYYLKKGNKENALKFFELGIKEDQDNFQLIKNILILQLDFARFEEAKLLSENSLEIFPTQPLLYLFQGVALNKLSEFKKAEEKLKEGLDYLVEDREMESDFYLQLALSYEGMNEMSKAEEFRRKAENLKKEIN
- a CDS encoding acyl-CoA thioesterase; translated protein: MEAKKPSDSRTTLTDLVLPSETNPLNNLFGGELLARMDRAASIAARRHSRRIVVTASVNHVAFNKAIPLGSVVTVEAAVSRAFKSSMEIFIDVWVEDRESGRKTKANEAIYTFVAVDETGTPVQIPQLEPVTKLEKERYAAALRRKQLSLVLAGKMKPNEATELKALFKD
- a CDS encoding murein hydrolase activator EnvC family protein; translation: MKHVKTLFILLLFFGIASSHAQSKREELEKRRVELQNEIRRINELRIGQQKKRQSVLGQVEDLNQQIKSTENLIKVTNQQANLLTREINTNTKKISQLRKELEELKDDYARMIRKSYKSKSQQSRIMFLLSSKSFLQAYKRLQYMKQYTNYRKKQGEEIKERTRELQKLNANLAEQKEAKEKLIAENRKTRARLEENRKSQQELMSTIKKREGEFAAQIRKKQQEIDKIDRAIEEMVRASIAKANEESGSSSRDTYELTPEAKALAADFANNKGKLPWPVKSGVVTMQFGKHPHPVVQSAMINNNGVRIDTDKGGKARAVFNGTVSEVQAVKGANMAVMVRHGDYITIYNNLQSVYVKRGDKVVTGQEVGEVATSKTTGKTTLHFFIFKNTQKMDPADWIYQM